One genomic region from Natrinema caseinilyticum encodes:
- a CDS encoding PrkA family serine protein kinase: protein MTGDIETLEQLSTDYKESMPADLRETKSFDWYLEEVYEDPKVARNAHQRVADMFDYYGTTYDETEGMVEYQLASEDPLGDGENTFYGKVIHQSIHEFVNKVKSGARRLGPERRIKLLLGPVGSGKSHFDKQVRKYFEDYTLRDEGRMYTFRWTNLCDVIQDQDPADDTVRSPMNQDPLVLLPLEQRQRVIDDLNENLDAPYTIQNEQALDPESEFYMDRLLAYYDDDLQQVLENHVEIVRFVADENKRQGLETFEPKDKKNQDETELTGDVNYSKIAIYGESDPRAFDYSGAFCNANRGIFSGEELLKLQREFLYDFLHATQEQTIKPKNNPRIDIDQVIVGRTNMPEYKDKKGDEKMEAFNDRTKRIDFPYVLSYEDEAQIYEKMLNNADVPDINVEPHTLEMAGLFGVLTRIEEPDTETVGLLSKAKAYNGEIDEGDDIDVKKLRDEAAAKAEIGEGMVGISPRFIGDEIAEAIMDSKHRQRGFLSPLTVFNFFEENLEHHGSVPEENFEQYYRYLETVREEYRERAIEDVRHALAYDIDEIQRQGEKYMDHVMAYIDDDTIEDELTGREQEPDETFLRSVEEKLDIPEDRKEDFRQEVSNWVSRRAREGEAFNPQDNERLRRALERKLWEDKKHNINFSALVSANEFDDDERSAWIDALIEQGYSEEGAKEVLEFAGAEVAKAEMED from the coding sequence ATGACCGGTGACATCGAGACACTCGAGCAGCTCAGTACGGATTACAAGGAATCGATGCCCGCAGACCTGCGGGAAACCAAGTCCTTCGACTGGTACTTAGAAGAGGTATACGAAGACCCGAAGGTGGCCCGCAACGCCCATCAGCGCGTCGCGGACATGTTCGACTACTACGGCACCACCTACGACGAGACAGAAGGGATGGTCGAGTACCAGCTCGCGAGCGAGGATCCGCTGGGCGACGGCGAGAACACCTTCTACGGGAAGGTGATCCACCAGTCCATCCACGAGTTCGTCAACAAAGTCAAATCGGGTGCCCGACGCCTGGGTCCGGAACGGCGGATCAAACTCCTGCTCGGCCCGGTCGGTTCCGGGAAGTCTCACTTCGACAAGCAGGTCCGCAAGTACTTCGAGGATTACACCCTGCGGGACGAGGGACGGATGTACACGTTCCGCTGGACGAACCTCTGTGACGTCATCCAGGACCAGGATCCGGCCGACGATACCGTCCGGTCCCCGATGAACCAGGATCCGCTCGTTCTCCTCCCCCTCGAGCAGCGCCAGCGGGTGATCGACGACCTCAACGAGAACCTCGACGCCCCGTATACGATCCAGAACGAACAGGCGCTGGATCCGGAAAGCGAGTTCTACATGGACAGACTCCTCGCGTACTACGACGACGACCTCCAGCAGGTGCTCGAAAACCACGTCGAGATCGTCCGGTTCGTCGCCGACGAAAACAAGCGCCAGGGGCTGGAAACCTTCGAGCCGAAGGACAAGAAAAACCAGGACGAGACGGAACTCACCGGCGACGTCAACTACTCGAAGATCGCGATCTATGGCGAGAGCGACCCGCGCGCGTTCGACTACTCGGGGGCGTTCTGTAACGCGAACCGCGGCATCTTCTCCGGCGAGGAGCTACTGAAACTCCAGCGGGAATTCCTCTACGACTTCCTCCACGCGACCCAGGAACAGACGATCAAGCCCAAGAACAACCCGCGGATCGACATCGACCAGGTGATCGTGGGCCGCACCAACATGCCCGAGTACAAGGACAAAAAGGGCGACGAGAAGATGGAAGCGTTCAACGACCGCACCAAGCGGATCGACTTCCCCTACGTCCTCTCGTACGAAGACGAGGCCCAGATCTACGAGAAGATGCTGAACAACGCCGACGTTCCCGACATCAACGTCGAGCCACACACGCTGGAGATGGCGGGGCTGTTCGGCGTTCTCACCCGTATCGAAGAACCCGACACCGAGACCGTCGGGTTGCTCTCCAAGGCGAAGGCCTACAACGGCGAGATAGACGAGGGAGACGACATCGACGTCAAGAAACTCCGCGACGAGGCCGCCGCGAAGGCCGAAATCGGGGAAGGGATGGTCGGCATCTCACCCCGGTTCATCGGCGACGAGATCGCAGAGGCGATCATGGACTCGAAGCACCGACAGCGCGGCTTCCTCTCGCCGCTGACGGTGTTCAACTTCTTCGAGGAGAACTTGGAGCACCACGGCTCGGTCCCCGAAGAGAACTTCGAACAGTACTACCGCTACCTCGAGACGGTTCGCGAGGAGTACAGGGAACGGGCCATCGAGGACGTTCGCCACGCGCTGGCGTACGACATCGACGAGATCCAACGTCAGGGCGAGAAGTACATGGATCACGTCATGGCCTACATCGACGACGACACCATCGAGGACGAACTCACCGGCCGCGAGCAGGAACCGGACGAGACGTTCCTGCGGTCGGTCGAAGAGAAACTCGACATCCCTGAAGACCGCAAAGAGGACTTCCGTCAGGAGGTCTCGAACTGGGTCTCGAGGCGCGCACGCGAAGGAGAAGCCTTCAACCCGCAGGACAACGAACGCCTGCGCCGCGCCCTGGAGCGCAAGCTCTGGGAGGACAAGAAACACAACATCAATTTCTCCGCACTGGTGTCGGCAAACGAATTCGACGACGACGAACGCTCGGCGTGGATCGACGCCCTGATCGAACAGGGCTACTCCGAAGAAGGCGCAAAGGAGGTGCTCGAGTTCGCCGGCGCTGAGGTCGCCAAAGCCGAGATGGAAGACTAA
- a CDS encoding DUF5820 family protein, producing MSDSDPGGHLDRSSLPDGWDVWSQGEDGRLVLAYRPDVFNADAFPAACLPTLYLTHGKRTRRPGINPVDTADSSDWFVTLYLEPDVSLNETRRFPTRAAALEAVVELAEEFDAGEIDYRALYQVPREAYFERLDELTGDERSEC from the coding sequence ATGTCCGATTCGGACCCCGGGGGACACCTGGATCGCTCGAGCCTGCCCGACGGCTGGGACGTCTGGAGTCAGGGCGAAGACGGCCGTCTCGTACTCGCCTACCGGCCCGACGTGTTCAACGCGGACGCGTTTCCCGCCGCCTGTTTGCCGACGCTGTATCTCACCCACGGCAAACGGACTCGACGACCCGGGATCAATCCGGTCGACACCGCCGATTCTTCGGACTGGTTCGTCACGCTCTATCTCGAGCCCGACGTCTCCCTGAACGAGACGCGGCGCTTCCCGACTCGAGCGGCAGCGCTCGAGGCTGTCGTCGAACTCGCCGAGGAGTTCGACGCGGGCGAAATCGATTATCGAGCGCTGTACCAGGTTCCACGGGAAGCATATTTCGAGCGACTCGACGAACTCACTGGTGACGAGCGCAGCGAGTGCTGA
- a CDS encoding UPF0179 family protein, with amino-acid sequence MSTVTLIGSRLAEPGTEFVYEGEADACTGCPYRSQCLNLSVGTKYRITSVRENAQTLECAMHDGGVRAVEVEPATVRANIASKGAFAGSKTSLPGPCPYVECPSHEYCEPDGVAFGEEYRITDILGDPPHEVCHLDRSLELVELDSAD; translated from the coding sequence ATGTCGACCGTTACGCTCATCGGCTCTCGGCTGGCCGAGCCGGGAACCGAGTTCGTCTACGAGGGCGAAGCCGACGCCTGTACGGGCTGTCCCTACCGCAGCCAGTGTCTCAACCTGTCGGTCGGAACGAAGTATCGTATCACGTCCGTCCGCGAAAACGCCCAGACGCTCGAGTGTGCCATGCACGATGGCGGCGTGCGCGCCGTCGAGGTCGAACCGGCGACCGTCCGGGCGAACATCGCGTCGAAGGGCGCTTTCGCCGGCAGCAAGACGAGCCTCCCCGGCCCCTGTCCGTACGTCGAGTGTCCGAGCCACGAGTACTGCGAGCCGGACGGCGTCGCGTTCGGCGAAGAGTACCGGATTACGGACATTCTCGGCGACCCGCCACACGAGGTCTGTCACCTCGACCGGTCGCTCGAACTGGTGGAACTCGACTCCGCCGACTGA